The following proteins are co-located in the Paraburkholderia phytofirmans PsJN genome:
- the pabB gene encoding aminodeoxychorismate synthase component I: MTADERGAVFALLDDCDATAARRSSRLYTGFVQERVCAHAAQLEAVCETVAAQMQRGLHAVVLADYEFGRHLLDGDLNRSLKTQRGDATLRFLLFERCENLSREEVDAWLMARDEGAAEPSVAGTMNVRASVDPAEFNAAIDAIHSALRAGDSYQVNYTYRLGFDVFGSPTALYRRLRARQPVPYGALIALPGRQWVLSCSPELFIEKQGATLRARPMKGTAPRSDDPAVDRRAAEFLGNDPKNRAENVMIVDLLRNDLSRVAQTGSVKVPALFSVEPYASVWQMTSTVEAALKPATSFAQTLRALFPCGSITGAPKHRTMQLIDELESTPRGLYTGAIGWLDAPSSSADTADATTCDANHTACGDFCLSVAIRTLTLGPSTQTGHLEGKMGVGAGIVLDSVAADEYAECQLKASFLTGAEPGFELFETMYATREEGVRHLSRHLARLSSSAATLGFKFDDANAIAAAIAVKCASLPAQTPHRMRLALSKNGTIQITVAVLTPLAESIVGVLLGPDHAFPATDAADPLLHHKTTRRAEYDRGWREAEAKGAFDTLFFNAQGELTEGGRSNVFVKLAGRWWTPPLASGVLPGVMRSVLLEEALELQAGERVLTRTDLLNAEALMVCNALRGAVLARIVG; encoded by the coding sequence ATGACGGCAGATGAGCGCGGCGCCGTGTTCGCGTTGCTCGACGATTGCGACGCGACGGCGGCGCGCCGTTCGAGTCGTCTGTACACGGGTTTTGTGCAGGAACGGGTGTGCGCGCACGCCGCGCAGCTCGAAGCCGTGTGCGAAACCGTGGCAGCGCAGATGCAGCGCGGTCTGCATGCCGTCGTGCTCGCCGACTATGAGTTCGGCCGGCATCTTCTCGACGGAGATTTGAACCGGTCTTTGAAAACGCAGCGTGGCGATGCCACGCTGCGTTTTTTATTATTCGAACGTTGCGAGAACCTCAGTCGTGAAGAGGTCGACGCGTGGCTCATGGCGCGCGACGAAGGCGCGGCAGAGCCATCAGTGGCGGGCACGATGAACGTGCGTGCGAGCGTCGACCCGGCTGAGTTCAATGCGGCGATCGATGCGATCCACTCGGCCCTGCGCGCCGGCGATTCCTATCAGGTCAACTACACGTATCGGCTCGGCTTTGATGTATTCGGCTCGCCCACCGCGCTGTATCGACGCTTGAGGGCGCGTCAGCCGGTGCCGTATGGCGCGCTGATCGCATTGCCGGGCCGACAGTGGGTGCTCTCGTGTTCGCCCGAACTCTTCATCGAGAAGCAGGGCGCGACGTTGCGTGCGCGGCCGATGAAAGGCACCGCGCCGCGCTCGGACGACCCGGCGGTGGACCGGCGCGCTGCCGAATTCCTCGGCAACGATCCGAAGAACCGCGCCGAAAACGTGATGATCGTCGACCTGTTGCGCAACGATCTGTCGCGGGTGGCGCAAACGGGTTCGGTCAAGGTGCCGGCGCTGTTCTCGGTCGAGCCGTATGCGTCGGTGTGGCAAATGACCTCGACCGTGGAGGCGGCGCTAAAGCCCGCCACGTCGTTCGCCCAGACGTTGCGCGCGCTGTTCCCTTGCGGCTCGATCACCGGCGCGCCGAAGCATCGCACGATGCAGTTGATCGACGAGCTCGAGAGCACGCCGCGCGGACTCTATACCGGCGCGATTGGTTGGCTGGACGCGCCTTCATCGTCTGCTGACACCGCGGACGCGACCACGTGCGATGCAAACCACACCGCCTGCGGCGACTTCTGCTTATCCGTCGCGATCCGCACACTGACGTTGGGCCCGTCGACGCAAACCGGTCATCTGGAAGGCAAGATGGGCGTCGGCGCGGGCATCGTGCTCGACAGCGTCGCCGCCGACGAATATGCGGAGTGCCAATTGAAGGCCAGCTTTCTGACCGGCGCCGAACCGGGTTTCGAGCTGTTCGAAACGATGTATGCGACGCGCGAAGAGGGCGTACGGCACCTGTCCCGCCATCTCGCGCGACTGTCGTCGAGCGCCGCGACGCTCGGCTTCAAGTTCGACGACGCAAACGCCATTGCGGCAGCGATCGCGGTGAAGTGCGCGTCGCTGCCCGCTCAGACGCCGCATCGCATGCGGCTTGCACTGAGCAAAAACGGCACGATTCAGATCACGGTCGCGGTGTTGACGCCGCTGGCCGAATCGATCGTTGGTGTGCTGCTTGGCCCCGATCACGCATTCCCGGCAACCGACGCCGCCGACCCGCTGCTGCACCACAAAACCACGCGCCGCGCCGAATACGATCGCGGCTGGCGCGAAGCCGAAGCGAAGGGCGCATTCGACACGCTGTTCTTCAACGCGCAAGGCGAGTTGACCGAAGGCGGCCGCTCGAATGTGTTTGTGAAGCTGGCTGGACGCTGGTGGACGCCGCCGCTCGCATCGGGCGTGCTACCCGGCGTGATGCGGAGCGTTTTGCTTGAGGAAGCGTTGGAACTGCAGGCGGGCGAACGTGTGCTGACCCGGACCGATCTGCTAAACGCCGAAGCGCTAATGGTGTGCAACGCGCTGCGAGGCGCAGTGCTGGCGCGGATCGTGGGCTGA
- the panB gene encoding 3-methyl-2-oxobutanoate hydroxymethyltransferase: MTYLQEASRNAITVPKLQAMRDAGEKIAMLTCYDASFAALLDRAGVDVLLIGDSLGNVLQGQTTTLPVSLADIAYHTASVARARPAALIVADLPFGTYGTPEDAFRSSVELMRAGAQMVKLEGGEWLADTVRFLVERSIPVCAHVGLTPQSVHAFGGFKVQGKTEAGATQLMRDSLAVQQAGAQLIVMEAIPTLLASDVTKQLRIPTIGIGAGLDCSGQVLVLHDMLGIFPGKRPRFVKDFMHGQPSILAAVEAYVAAVKDGSFPGPEHTF; encoded by the coding sequence ATGACCTATTTGCAGGAAGCGAGCCGGAACGCCATCACCGTGCCGAAACTGCAGGCAATGCGCGACGCCGGCGAAAAAATCGCCATGCTCACCTGCTACGACGCGAGCTTCGCCGCGCTACTGGACCGCGCGGGCGTCGACGTGTTGTTGATCGGCGATTCGCTCGGCAATGTGCTGCAAGGCCAGACGACCACGCTGCCCGTGTCGCTCGCCGACATCGCGTATCACACGGCTAGCGTGGCGCGTGCGCGGCCCGCGGCGCTGATCGTGGCCGACTTGCCGTTCGGCACCTACGGCACGCCGGAAGACGCATTCAGAAGCTCGGTGGAGTTGATGCGGGCCGGCGCGCAGATGGTGAAGCTCGAGGGTGGCGAATGGCTCGCGGACACGGTGCGCTTCCTGGTGGAGCGCTCGATTCCCGTATGCGCGCACGTCGGTTTGACGCCACAATCCGTGCATGCGTTCGGCGGCTTCAAGGTGCAGGGCAAGACCGAAGCGGGCGCGACGCAGTTGATGCGCGACTCACTCGCCGTGCAGCAGGCCGGCGCGCAATTGATTGTGATGGAAGCGATTCCGACGCTGCTCGCCAGCGACGTCACGAAGCAGTTGCGTATTCCGACGATCGGCATCGGCGCGGGCCTGGATTGCTCGGGTCAGGTGCTGGTGCTGCACGACATGCTGGGCATTTTCCCCGGCAAACGGCCCCGCTTCGTGAAGGATTTCATGCATGGGCAGCCGAGTATTCTCGCTGCTGTGGAAGCGTATGTGGCGGCGGTGAAGGATGGTTCGTTTCCTGGGCCGGAGCATACGTTCTGA
- a CDS encoding deoxynucleoside kinase: MNSTPLTVTAPQLRPPFGYLAIEGPIGVGKTSLARRLAQRWSMQELFERPQDNPFLERFYRDTARYALPTQLHFALQRAQQAQDVSAAHASGTPLVADFMTQKNDIFARLTLQEDEWQLYRALAARIDVNAPAPDFVVYLQASPEVLFARIQKRAVPMELQISDAYLHALCDAYNEFFYHYDRTPVLTVNAEHLNPLDSDADLALLAERIETMRGRKEFFVKGTSL; encoded by the coding sequence ATGAATTCAACGCCGCTTACCGTCACGGCGCCGCAACTGCGGCCTCCGTTCGGCTATCTCGCGATCGAAGGGCCGATCGGCGTCGGCAAGACCTCGCTCGCACGGCGCCTCGCGCAACGCTGGTCGATGCAGGAACTGTTCGAACGGCCGCAGGACAATCCGTTCCTCGAACGCTTTTATCGCGACACGGCGCGTTACGCGCTGCCTACGCAATTGCACTTTGCGTTGCAGCGCGCGCAGCAGGCTCAGGACGTGAGCGCGGCACACGCATCGGGCACACCGCTGGTCGCCGATTTCATGACGCAGAAGAACGACATCTTCGCGCGTCTGACGCTGCAGGAAGACGAGTGGCAGTTGTATCGCGCGCTCGCCGCTCGCATCGACGTCAATGCGCCGGCGCCGGACTTCGTGGTCTATCTTCAGGCGAGCCCGGAAGTGTTGTTCGCGCGAATCCAGAAGCGCGCGGTGCCGATGGAACTGCAGATTTCCGACGCGTATCTGCACGCCCTGTGCGACGCGTACAACGAGTTTTTCTATCACTACGACCGCACGCCCGTACTGACGGTCAACGCCGAACATCTGAATCCGCTCGACTCGGACGCGGACCTTGCGCTACTCGCCGAACGCATCGAAACCATGCGCGGCCGCAAGGAATTCTTTGTCAAAGGCACGTCGCTGTAA
- the folK gene encoding 2-amino-4-hydroxy-6-hydroxymethyldihydropteridine diphosphokinase, translated as MTVAYLGLGANLGDARQTLKDAVVCLAQQHTISVLAKSSLYRTAPIDAGGDDYFNCVVKIDTTLPVRHLLALCHKIEHQFGRERPFRNAPRTLDLDILLFGDQSIDEADLIVPHPRLVERAFALVPLVEIDPSLVIPQHGRAEALLSGVSDQRIKKVKGPCQCPMLNALAAGESTTPKGRCE; from the coding sequence ATGACGGTTGCTTATCTCGGCCTCGGCGCGAATCTCGGGGACGCGCGCCAGACCCTGAAAGACGCGGTGGTGTGCCTCGCACAACAGCACACCATCTCCGTGCTCGCCAAGTCGAGCCTGTATCGCACTGCCCCGATCGACGCGGGCGGCGACGATTATTTCAACTGCGTCGTGAAGATCGATACGACGCTCCCCGTGCGGCATCTGCTTGCGCTCTGCCACAAAATCGAGCATCAGTTCGGCCGCGAGCGGCCGTTTCGCAACGCACCGCGCACGCTCGATCTGGACATCCTGCTGTTCGGCGATCAATCGATCGACGAAGCCGATCTGATCGTGCCGCATCCACGCTTGGTCGAACGCGCATTCGCGCTGGTGCCGCTCGTCGAAATCGATCCCTCACTCGTGATCCCGCAGCACGGCCGTGCCGAAGCGCTGCTTAGCGGCGTGAGCGATCAGCGCATCAAGAAAGTGAAGGGGCCTTGCCAGTGCCCCATGCTAAATGCATTGGCCGCAGGTGAAAGCACCACTCCTAAAGGCCGTTGCGAATGA
- the pcnB gene encoding polynucleotide adenylyltransferase PcnB: MIKKLIRKLFGQDSAPADDNLPAEAETDETGSAPTRTPSGASKARRKPARSSAPVKTVRDPDVPIIIPHDVHGIDQALISRNAIRVTEGLQQAGHRAFIVGGAVRDLLLGIKPKDFDVATDATPEQVQKLFRRARIIGRRFQIVHVQFGQEIIETSTFRALVDPPAADAPPARRLKRDELDRRTHAVDASGRVLRDNVWGEQHEDATRRDFTINAMYYDPATQTVLDYHNGMADMRARLLRMIGDPATRYREDPVRMLRVVRFAAKLDFEIEDSTREPIANMADLINNVPAARLFDEMLKLMLSGHALACLKRLRQEGLHHGLLPLLDVVLEQPIGEKFITLALNNTDARVRAGKPVSPGFLFATLLWHDVQQRWQKFEANGEYPVPALHRAMDDVLDMQTEKLAIHKRFSSDMREIWGLQLRLEKRSGRSALKLLEHQRFRAGYDFLLLRCESGELDESVGAWWTEFIEGDIAAREALLTQGGKDRSPRKRRRRSSGGRNRKPGDGLEGGTPAERTAEDAGHDGPHED, translated from the coding sequence GTGATCAAAAAACTTATCCGCAAGCTATTCGGCCAGGACTCGGCGCCGGCTGACGACAACCTGCCCGCCGAAGCCGAGACAGACGAAACCGGCAGCGCACCCACGCGCACTCCGTCAGGCGCGAGCAAAGCGCGCCGCAAACCCGCCCGTTCCAGCGCGCCCGTCAAGACCGTGCGCGATCCGGACGTGCCGATCATCATTCCGCACGACGTGCATGGCATCGACCAGGCGCTGATCTCGAGGAACGCGATTCGCGTCACCGAAGGTCTGCAACAGGCGGGGCACCGCGCGTTTATCGTCGGCGGCGCGGTGCGCGATCTGCTGCTCGGCATCAAGCCGAAAGACTTCGACGTCGCCACGGATGCCACGCCCGAACAGGTGCAAAAGCTGTTCCGTCGCGCGCGCATCATCGGCCGGCGGTTTCAGATCGTGCACGTGCAGTTCGGTCAGGAAATCATCGAGACCTCGACTTTTCGCGCGCTGGTCGATCCGCCCGCGGCCGACGCGCCTCCGGCTCGCCGCCTGAAGCGCGACGAACTCGACCGCCGCACCCACGCGGTGGACGCGAGCGGCCGCGTGCTGCGCGACAACGTGTGGGGCGAGCAGCACGAGGACGCCACGCGCCGCGACTTCACGATCAACGCGATGTACTACGATCCGGCCACGCAAACCGTGCTGGACTATCACAACGGCATGGCCGACATGCGTGCACGTCTGTTGCGCATGATCGGCGACCCGGCCACGCGTTATCGCGAAGATCCGGTGCGCATGCTGCGCGTAGTCCGTTTCGCGGCCAAGCTCGACTTCGAGATCGAGGACAGCACGCGCGAGCCGATCGCCAACATGGCCGATCTGATCAACAACGTGCCCGCCGCGCGTCTGTTCGACGAGATGCTCAAGCTGATGCTGTCGGGCCATGCGCTCGCGTGTTTGAAACGCCTGCGCCAGGAAGGCCTGCATCATGGCCTGCTGCCTTTGCTCGACGTGGTGCTCGAACAGCCCATCGGCGAAAAATTCATCACGCTCGCGCTGAACAACACGGATGCCCGCGTGCGCGCGGGCAAGCCGGTGTCGCCGGGCTTCCTGTTCGCTACGCTGTTGTGGCACGACGTGCAGCAGCGCTGGCAAAAGTTTGAAGCGAACGGCGAATATCCGGTGCCCGCATTGCATCGCGCGATGGACGACGTCCTCGACATGCAAACGGAAAAACTCGCAATCCACAAGCGCTTCTCGTCGGATATGCGCGAGATCTGGGGCCTGCAGTTGCGCCTCGAAAAACGCTCCGGAAGAAGCGCGCTGAAGCTGCTGGAACACCAAAGATTTAGAGCGGGGTATGATTTCCTCCTGTTGCGCTGCGAATCGGGCGAACTCGATGAGTCGGTCGGCGCGTGGTGGACGGAGTTCATAGAAGGAGACATCGCCGCGCGTGAGGCATTGCTCACGCAGGGCGGGAAGGACCGAAGCCCCAGAAAACGACGGCGGCGCAGCAGCGGCGGTAGAAACCGCAAGCCGGGGGACGGATTGGAGGGCGGCACGCCAGCCGAACGCACAGCCGAAGACGCAGGCCATGACGGCCCGCACGAAGACTGA